In Solea senegalensis isolate Sse05_10M linkage group LG18, IFAPA_SoseM_1, whole genome shotgun sequence, a single window of DNA contains:
- the polr3e gene encoding DNA-directed RNA polymerase III subunit RPC5, producing MASGDDDDPIIEEIDVYLAKSLADKLYLFQYPVRPSTMTYDDVNHLTARIKPKQQKVELEMGVNTMSPNYCRSKGEQIALNVDGTGFDETNTFSTKMMDKQTFSSIQATTNTSRYAAAVFRKGELHITPLTGILQMRPSFSYLDKADNKTREREAANEGGDSSQDEAEEEAKAITVRFARPESEQARQRRIQSYEFLQKKQAEEPWVHLRYHGVKDGRSEHERQYLFCQSVDASENSELVKTPKEYLAMLMPPLAEEKVVKPVGPSNVLSMAQLRTLPLGEQVKTLMKNVKVMPFANLMGLLASGTDSTSVLRCIQQVALLVQGNWVVKSDVLYPKNTCSPHSGVPAEVLCRGRDFVLWRFTLERSVMRKEITSIIKLPPEDVKEFLEHVATPRINRGWEFLLPTDVDFIKKHQDIAHRQHMLWLGIQSKLEKVFNFVKEDFMPKDSPQPELIHVSGEQRLKMAQVRAQENHSSLQKDLDVRRAGNDSHVKQNTSGNKDVEPMDTSSSSIPNGSVNGYTSATSPGVDHTNGNMPSPELQEFVTKTFRKHFVLTLNELKRLFNLHLASMPAGWSVFHSVSDHMLQDTVLLCHCKQIMVPFPAQSTAASDEQKVFGLWETGEDYDKHRRLLYDLFTKNYRIRRNMIQAKLTQEFGDAPKADVDRLLKDCCISHAGMWYLKGTIQS from the exons ATGGCCAGCGGGGATGATGATGACCCCATTATAGAAGAG ATTGATGTGTACCTTGCCAAAAGCCTTGCAGATAAGCTGTATCTTTTCCAG TATCCTGTCCGACCTTCAACCATGACCTATGATGATGTCAACCACTTGACAGCGAGAATCAAACCCAAGCAGCAAAAG GTGGAGTTGGAAATGGGCGTCAACACAATGAGTCCAAACTACTGTCGCAGTAAGGGAGAACAAATAGCTCTGAATGTGGATGGCACAGGTTTTGATGAAACCAACACCTTTTCAAC GAAAATGATGGACAAGCAAACTTTCTCTTCCATCCAAGCCACTACCAACACCTCCAGAtatgctgctgcagtgtttcgCAAAG GTGAGCTTCACATCACACCACTGACAGGAATCCTTCAGATGAGACCCAGCTTCTCTTACCTGGACAAAGCGGACAACAAAACCAGGGAGAGGGAGGCAGCCAATGAAG GTGGAGACTCCTCTCAGGATGAAGCTGAGGAAGAGGCCAAGGCCATCACA GTGAGGTTTGCACGTCCTGAGTCAGAGCAGGCCCGACAGAGAAGGATCCAGTCCTATGAGTTCCTCCAGAAGAAGCAGGCAGAGGAACCCTGGGTTCACCTACGCTACCATGGGGTCAAG GATGGTCGCTCAGAGCATGAACGACAGTATCTTTTCTGTCAGTCAGTGGACGCTTCTGAGAACTCTGAACTGGTCAAAACTCCAAA GGAGTACCTGGCCATGCTGATGCCCCCACTGGCAGAGGAAAAAGT tgtgaagcCTGTTGGTCCCAGTAATGTGCTCTCCATGGCTCAGCTCCGTACTCTGCCATTGGGAGAACAAGTCAAGACTCTGATGAAGAATG TCAAGGTGATGCCATTCGCTAATCTCATGGGTCTCCTTGCCTCTGGAACAGACTCGACTTCAGTGCTGCGCTGcatccagcaggtggcactgctggttcagggaaactgGGTTGTAAAGAG tgATGTTTTGTATCCTAAAAACACCTGCAGTCCTCACAGCGGCGTCCCTGCTGAAGTGCTGTGCCGTGGAAGGGACTTTGTG TTGTGGAGGTTCACTCTGGAGCGTTCGGTTATGAGAAAGGAGATCACGTCCATCATCAAA CTTCCTCCAGAGGATGTGAAGGAGTTCCTGGAGCATGTGGCTACACCTCGGATCAACCGGGGCTGGGAGTTCCTGTTGCCTACTGATGTAGACTTCATTAAGAAACACCAAGACATTGCCCACAGGCAGCACATGCTGTGGCTCGGCATTCAGAGCAA gttggAAAAGGTTTTTAACTTCGTTAAAGAAGACTTTATGCCAAAGGATTCCCCTCAGCCTG AGCTCATTCATGTCAGTGGAGAGCAGCGTCTGAAGATGGCCCAGGTGCGAGCGCAAGAGAACCACTCATCCCTACAGAAGGACCTGGATGTCAGAAGGGCAGGAAACGACAGCCATGTCAAACAGAACACGTCCGGTAACAAAGATGTCGAGCCTATGGACACATCGTCCTCTTCCATACCCAACGGGTCTGTAAATGGATACACCAGTGCCACTTCCCCTGGAGTTGATCACACTAACGGCAACATGCCGTCCCCGGAGCTCCAGGAGTTTGTGACCAAGACTTTCAGAAAGCATTTTGTACTGACGCTCAATGAGTTGAAGAGGCTTTTTAACCTCCATCTGGCTTCCATGCCAGCAGGATGGAGTGTCTTCCACTCTGTCTCGGACCACATGCTACAGGACACCGTACTTCTCTGCCACTGCAAACAGATAATGGTGCCT TTTCCTGCTCAGAGTACAGCGGCCTCTGATGAACAGAAGGTGTTTGGTTTGTGGGAAACTGGGGAGGACTATGACAAA CACCGTCGGCTGCTGTACGACCTGTTCACAAAGAACTACCGCATCAGGAGGAACATGATTCAAGCCAAACTGACACAGGAGTTTGGAGACGCACCCAAAGCAGACGTCGACCGGCTACTAAAG GACTGCTGCATCAGCCACGCAGGAATGTGGTACCTCAAGGGAACAATACAGTCTTGA
- the LOC122759170 gene encoding cerebellar degeneration-related protein 2-like, producing MLTDMMIVEEEFEIKEEEPWYDKQDLEHDLQLAAELGKTLLERNRELEQGLQQMHSTNQEQLQEIEYLMKQVDLLRQVNDQHAKVYEQLDVSSRELEHSNHKLLLDNKAAQQKIQGLTETAELLQTQVEELQHQVEELKLRPQPPPRERRSARGSQSVSCLKELQNTLRFDYDPDEPSDDLKSRDASWHEEEQASLRKSLHSLQTQFASERARREEAEREAELLARENATLEQQLSGMDRCRARVLELECEAEELRHLWKSQSSKKSSNHNLLPHSLFLLHPDEESEGEAAAPKKPSALKRWGSEKQMKAVQASDSPDRIYDHECSCVRRAEVVKYRGISLLNEVDAQYSALQVKYDELLRRCQLGLQEGEQGGHEVVQTPSLTGARSALTQVEDFDEDFHQPEYKELFREIFSRIQKTKKDLIENRGAPSADLLQE from the exons ATGCTGACAGACATGATGATTGTGGAGGAGGAATTTGAGATCAAGGAGGAGGAACCGTGGTACGACAAGCAGGACCTGGAACATG ACCTGCAGCTGGCAGCCGAGCTTGGGAAGACTCTTCTGGAGAGGAACAGGGAGCTGGAGCAGGGGCTGCAGCAGATGCACTCCACCAAccaggagcagctgcaggagatCGAG TACCTGATGAAGCAGGTGGACCTCCTCAGGCAGGTCAATGATCAGCATGCTAAGGTGTACGAGCAGCTGGACGTGTCGTCCAGAGAGCTGGAGCACAGCAACCACAAACTGCTCCTGGACAACAAGGCGGCTCAGCAGAAGATCCAGGG GCTGACTGAGACGGCGGAGCTGCTGCAGACGCaggtggaggagctgcagcatcaggtggaggagctgaagcTGCGTCCTCAGCCGCCGCCCAGGGAGAGGCGCTCGGCTCGCGGCAGTCAGAGTGTGTCCTGTCTGAAAGAACTGCAAAACACACTCAG GTTTGACTACGATCCAGATGAGCCCTCGGACGACCTCAAGTCCCGCGACGCGTCGTGGCATGAGGAGGAGCAGGCCTCGCTGCGGAAATCCCTGCACTCTCTTCAGACCCAGTTTGCCAGTGAGCGTGCTCGACGGGAGGAGGCAGAGCGAGAGGCTGAGCTGCTCGCCAGGGAGAACGCGACCCTGGAGCAACAGCTGTCAGGGATGGACAGATGTCGG GCCAGAGTGCTCGAGCTGGAGTGTGAGGCTGAAGAACTCCGTCATCTCTGGAAATCCCAGTCCTCCAAGAAATCCTCCAACCACAACCTGCTCCCACACTCGCTGTTCCTCCTCCATCCAGATGAGGAGAGTGAAGGGGAAGCGGCTGCACCCAAAAAGCCCTCGGCACTGAAGCGCTGGGGCAGCGAGAAGCAGATGAAGGCGGTGCAGGCGTCCGACTCTCCTGACAGGATCTACGACCACGAGTGCTCGTGCGTGCGCCGCGCCGAGGTGGTCAAGTATCGCGGCATCTCGCTGCTCAATGAAGTCGACGCCCAGTACAGTGCCTTGCAGGTGAAGTACGACGAGCTACTGCGACGCTGCCAACTGGGCCTGCAGGAGGGAGAGCAGGGCGGACATGAAGTGGTCCAGACTCCGTCCCTCACCGGTGCACGTTCTGCTCTGACACAGGTGGAGGACTTTGATGAGGACTTTCACCAGCCAGAGTACAAGGAACTTTTTAGGGAGATTTTCTCCCGTATCCAGAAAACCAAAAAGGACCTGATAGAAAACAGAGGGGCGCCCTCAGCTGACCTGCTGCAAGAATGA